A window of the Hordeum vulgare subsp. vulgare chromosome 5H, MorexV3_pseudomolecules_assembly, whole genome shotgun sequence genome harbors these coding sequences:
- the LOC123399198 gene encoding vicilin-like seed storage protein At2g18540, with amino-acid sequence MAASQPNKAKAEWGEEKDAASEEQRLMERVAKKLREEDAAEARKKKDEEHKAKMDEEWKMFLEHKRYEARIKENDRKTLEKCKKEYEANFKKMWAEGAAKREREHQRFTERVKEEASKMRKREEEEEEERKKKKGKGPCSTQ; translated from the coding sequence atggccgcttctcaacccaacaaggcaaaagcggagtggggggaggagaaggatgcggctagtgaggagcagcggttgatggagagggttgcaaagaagttgagagaggaggatgcagcggaagcgcgaaagaagaaggatgaggagcataAGGCAAAGATGGATGAGGAGTGGAAAATGTTCCTTGAGCATAAGCgatatgaggctaggataaaggagaatgacaggaagacgctagagaaatgtaaaaaagaatatgaagctaactttaagaagatgTGGGCAGAGGGCgcagcaaagagagagcgggagcatcaacgcttcacggagagggttaaggaagaggcttcaaaaatgcgcaaaagggaagaggaagaggaagaagagaggaagaagaagaagggaaaggggccttgctcgacccaatag